The following are from one region of the Capsicum annuum cultivar UCD-10X-F1 chromosome 1, UCD10Xv1.1, whole genome shotgun sequence genome:
- the LOC107857187 gene encoding AT-hook motif nuclear-localized protein 23 yields the protein MAGLDLGSASHHRFLPHHLQRPHDPQDEEINRNNNQFSDDNNNNSDNNSPSHHQQGGDIVARRPRGRPAGSKNKPKPPVIITRESANALRAHILEVSSGHDVFESVANYARKRQRGICILSGSGTVNNVTIRQPAAAGSVVTLHGRFEILSLSGSFLPPPAPPGATSLTIYLSGGQGQVVGGNVVGALIASGPVIVIASSFTNVAYERLPLDEENESIQIQQQGGVSTQSDNFADPSNIGLPFLNLPLNMPNGGQLQMESVGGGEGGWIGNSTNRPQY from the coding sequence ATGGCTGGTTTGGACTTAGGTTCAGCTTCTCATCATCGTTTTCTCCCTCATCATCTCCAAAGACCACACGATCCTCAAGATGAGGAAATCAATCGGAACAATAATCAATTTTCcgatgacaacaacaacaacagcgaTAATAATAGCCCGTCTCATCATcaacaagggggagatattgtagcaCGCAGACCAAGAGGCCGGCCAGCAGGCTCGAAAAACAAGCCTAAGCCTCCCGTGATAATAACACGGGAGAGCGCAAACGCGTTGCGTGCGCATATTTTAGAAGTGAGTAGTGGACATGACGTGTTTGAATCGGTAGCAAATTACGCTAGAAAAAGGCAAAGGGGAATATGTATACTGAGTGGGAGTGGTACTGTGAATAACGTCACCATACGGCAGCCAGCAGCTGCCGGTTCTGTGGTGACGTTACATGGAAGATTCGAGATACTATCGTTATCTGGATCTTTCTTACCACCTCCAGCTCCACCAGGAGCTACTAGCTTGACGATTTATTTATCTGGTGGACAAGGTCAAGTTGTTGGTGGAAATGTTGTGGGTGCACTAATAGCATCAGGACCGGTTATTGTTATTGCTTCTTCATTTACTAATGTTGCTTATGAGAGATTGCCTTTGGATGAAGAGAATGAGTCAATTCAGATTCAGCAACAAGGTGGAGTGTCAACACAAAGTGATAATTTTGCTGATCCATCAAATATTGGACTACCTTTTCTTAATTTgccactcaatatgccaaatgGTGGTCAACTACAAATGGAAAGTGTAGGGGGAGGAGAAGGAGGGTGGATTGGAAATTCAACAAACAGGCCACAATATTAG